In the genome of Candidatus Phytoplasma solani, the window ATCAAAGGACCGCCAGGATAACCTAAATGAAGCGCTTTGGCAATTTTATCATATACTTCCCCTACAGCATCATCTAAAGTTGTTCCTAAGACTTCAATTTGACCATGATTTTTGAAATAAAGCAGTTCGGTATGGCCCCCTGAAACTAAAAGAATTAATGCATTTGGTTTGATTTGATGTTCAATTTGAGCCGCATAAAGATGCCCTAAAAGATGGTTGATTCCCAAAAGAGGTTTTTGGTAAGTATAGGCAAAAACATTAGCAGCATTGATACCCACCAACAAAGATCCTATTAAACCAGGGCCTTGAGTGACTGCTACTAAATCAATTTCTTGAGGTGTCATAGTAGCTTTTTTAAAAGCTTTTTCTAAAATTAAAGTGATTACCTCAACATGCTTTCTTGAAGCTATTTCAGGGACTACTCCACCAAAGATTTGATGATCTTTAATTTGAGAAAAAACTATATTAGATAAGATTTTTTTACCATCTTGAGAAATAGCAACGCTTGTTTCATCACAACTTGTTTCAATTGATAAAACATTCATTAACCCTCTCCTTTTTTAATTTTTTTGAAAAAATGATTGCTTTTTAGTTCTTCAAAAGCATAAAACAAAAAAAGATAATAACATTTCAAAACATAATGATTCTTGTAATAGCAAACAATAAGATGAAAATAAAGTTTATTCTTGGAACTTTAGTAAGAAAAAAATCATTCTTAAAATTTTTAAAAAAACAATCTAAAATATTTTACTTTTGATTTTTGACAAAAATCAAACAAAGAAAAAAAGATCTTGTTAAATAAAATTAAAATATAGCTAAAAAATAAGCATTATATTTTAATTTTATTAAGATATAACCCAAATGCTTTATATCCAATGTTGACTGCCACTACAGGCGAAATCACTCCATACATAGAAGTTTTAATTCGAGGATAGCCTAAATCATTAATTTTTTTTAAAAGTTCTTTGGCTTGAATATCTTTGTCAACGTAAACTATTTGTATATCTAATATATTATCATTAGTTTGTTCCTTTAAAACACTTTGGATTAAATAATCAAAACATTTTCGAAAGTTTCTTATTTTTTTATCGATTGTTAAAACACTTTTTTGATATTTAACAATAGGATGGATTTTAAATAAAGTGCCAATAAGAGCTTTAAATTTGCTAATGCGTCCATGATGAGCTAATATTTTTAAGTTTTCAATATAGTATATTAAAAAACCTTGTTCTAATTCTTGTTGAATCTGATGCGCCATTTCTTGATAACTAATTAAAGTATTTTGCTCTAACAATTGAAAGATTCTTTTAAGAGCAAAAATAATCCCAGGGCCGATACTTTCGCTGTCAATCACAGTAATTCTATTTTCATTTAACATCTTTTTAGCTAAAAGAGCGCTGTTGATGGTACCACTTAATTTATGTGATAAAGTAAGACAAAAAATATGTTCGTAACCTAAAGCAAATTGTTTTTGAAAAGCTTGGATAAAAAATTCTGGATTGGGTTGACTAGTTGTTACTTTTTTCTTTTGGTCAATAAAATGAAGTAATGTTTCGTTATCAATTGTGCCATCAACATAGCTTTTACCATCGACCATTACAGTTAAAGGGACTATCGAAACATCTTCAAAAAAATTTTTGCCATAATCACCGCCACAAGTAGAATCCACTACAATACCTAATTTTCTTTTTTTCATTTTATTCCTCCTTGTTTTTTTAATTCATGAAAATAGCAAGATATTCTTGAAGTTTGGTTTTTTCGTTGATCTTGATCATCATCCCTTCTAAAGCAATTGAAATATTACCGGTTTCTTCAGAAACAACAATTGTCATACTGTCTGTAGTTTCACTAATTCCTAAAGCAGCACGATGACGAGAACCAGTTTTTTTGTCAAAATTTTCATCAGCTGATGATAAAGTATAATAAGTACTTGCACACAAGATTTTATCACCTCGAATGATAACAGCTCCATCATGCAAAGGAGTGTTGGGGGTAAAAATATTTAATAAAAGTTCTTTGGAAACATCACCATTGATTAAAATGGCTTTTTGGGCATATTGTTCTAAAATATTATTTTTCTCAATAGTGATTAAAGCTCCTATTTTGCGCGAAGAAAGTTCCATAACAGTTGTCACGATTTCTTTTTGAGTGAAATCACCTCCCATAAAAATATTTCTTCTTTTAGTATTCCAATATTTGTTCCAATTATTTAAAATATTTCTAATATAAGGGGCTTTGATAATAATGATACTAGTTAAAATAAAATTTAATAAAGAATAGTAAAAATGTTCTGAAATAGTTAATTTTAGTGTTTCTCGAAAAAAAATAGAAATTTGAGTATGTTGTTGCTGCAATAAATAAGCCAAAAAAATCCACCATAAAAACAAAAGCATAATCTTTAAAACTTGATATTTAACTAGAAAAAAACTAAAAAAAATAAAAATAAAAGTAAAAGAGAGAAAGAAATTCATAAAAGACCTTTCTTAATAAATTATAGATTAAATTCGTTTTGTTATATTTCAAAAAAATTATTAATTACAACAATTGTTTATTTTTTTTGATAAAAATATTTTTTGCCCAAAACATAACTAAAGAATAAAAAAATAATAAAAAGATTAACAATAACCAAATATCCTTATTTTCCGGTTTAAAAAAATTAAAATCTAATTTAAGAGCTTTTTGAATCAAAGAAATATAAGGAGAAATAGTAACAATAATAAGTCCAACGACAGAACAAATGATGATTAACATCGAAGGAAAATTTTTTTGCTTGTTTTTAGTAAAAAATTTATCAGTTCTTAATAAAAAAAGGGTTAATGTTTGCGACCACATCGAAAAAATGAACCAACTAGTTTGAAATAATGATTCTTGGACTTTTTCTAGAATTTTCATTCCCACTAAAAAAAGAAAATCCACAAAAAAAGAAAGAATACCAAACCAAAGCATAAAATTTTTAATATTTTTAAAATCAAACTTACGAGGTGTTTTTAAATACATTTTGTCAACATTATCAAAAGGAATAGAAAAACAAATTAAATCATAGATCAAATCTAAAAATAAAATTTGTAAAACTAACATCGGTTGAAAGTCTAAAATACAACTAGCTAATAAAATGCTTAAGGAGTTACCAAAATTAGAAGACAAGGTAAATTTAATATATTTAATCGCGTTAGTGTAGGTTTTTCTTCCTTCTAAAATTCCTTTTTCTAAAACATTTAATTCTTTTTCTAAAAGAATAATATCAGCTATTTCTTTAGTGATTTCAGCTCCAGTATTTACACAAATACCTACATCAGCTTTTTGCATTGCAAAAG includes:
- the tsaD gene encoding tRNA (adenosine(37)-N6)-threonylcarbamoyltransferase complex transferase subunit TsaD; amino-acid sequence: MNVLSIETSCDETSVAISQDGKKILSNIVFSQIKDHQIFGGVVPEIASRKHVEVITLILEKAFKKATMTPQEIDLVAVTQGPGLIGSLLVGINAANVFAYTYQKPLLGINHLLGHLYAAQIEHQIKPNALILLVSGGHTELLYFKNHGQIEVLGTTLDDAVGEVYDKIAKALHLGYPGGPLIDKLANIGKDTYHFVRPYLKNNNLNFSFSGLKSYLVNLLLKQNINELDIPNICASFQASIVDVLFAKTKRALNKYSIHQLIVTGGVAANSTLRKKFQTSFAALEVIFPSIQYCTDQAAMIGIAAFYQNQITQALYKYNLTALPNLTF
- a CDS encoding diadenylate cyclase, with product MAYLLQQQHTQISIFFRETLKLTISEHFYYSLLNFILTSIIIIKAPYIRNILNNWNKYWNTKRRNIFMGGDFTQKEIVTTVMELSSRKIGALITIEKNNILEQYAQKAILINGDVSKELLLNIFTPNTPLHDGAVIIRGDKILCASTYYTLSSADENFDKKTGSRHRAALGISETTDSMTIVVSEETGNISIALEGMMIKINEKTKLQEYLAIFMN
- a CDS encoding DegV family protein, encoding MKKRKLGIVVDSTCGGDYGKNFFEDVSIVPLTVMVDGKSYVDGTIDNETLLHFIDQKKKVTTSQPNPEFFIQAFQKQFALGYEHIFCLTLSHKLSGTINSALLAKKMLNENRITVIDSESIGPGIIFALKRIFQLLEQNTLISYQEMAHQIQQELEQGFLIYYIENLKILAHHGRISKFKALIGTLFKIHPIVKYQKSVLTIDKKIRNFRKCFDYLIQSVLKEQTNDNILDIQIVYVDKDIQAKELLKKINDLGYPRIKTSMYGVISPVVAVNIGYKAFGLYLNKIKI